Genomic segment of Streptomyces sp. NA02950:
CAGGATGCCGCGCCGAACGCTGATTCCGGCGTTGGCGATGACCACGTCGATCCGGCCGCGCTCGGCGTGTACCCGGTCGACGACTTCCCTGACGGAGGACCAGTCGGCGACGTCCACCTCGATCCATCTGACCCGGCCTCCGCCCTCACGGGTGCCGTTGACCGTGTCGGGCGCCGGTGGCAACAGGTCGAGATTGATCACATGGTCGCCGGAACGGGCGAAACGCTCAGCGGTGGCGAGCCCGATTCCGCTGGACGCGCCGGACACGATGATGGTGCGCATGGGTCGGTGATTCCTTATCCGCGGTACGGGCTCAGACGATGACGCGGTGGCTGTCGAGGGCGTAACCACTGAAATTGCGCCGTAGGTTGCGGCTGACGGTGAGCTTCTTCAGCCAGCGGTCCGTGCCGTCGTATCGCGCGCTGAACGGCCGGCGGCCGTGTACCGCACGGTAGTTGTCCACGATCAGGAGTGAGCCGGGGGCCACCACGATGTCCTGCTGCACACGGTGGAGCTCGGCCATGAGCCGGTCGAGCGCGGCCTCGGCCTCGGTGTCACCGGATCGGACACGCATGAAGGGTCGGTCGATTCGCAGGTAGGGATTGAGCCGGTCGCCGGACAGAACAGCGGTGAGCGGCGGCCGTTCCACCATCTCGTACAACTTCGCCAGTGCGGGATGACCGGGTGCGTCCTTTTCCAACTGACGGATGTGCTCGGTGTCCGGCAGGATATGGAAACGGCCCTCGGCGAGCACCGTGCGGTCGCGGTCGCTGAGCCGGGTGTGGCGGACGGACGCGACGATGGTCGGCACCCGGTCCGGATTGCGCAGCCCGAACAGCAGCAGGTAGTCGCAGCGGTTCGGGTGGAAGCCGTCCTCGGTGTGGAACTCCAGCAGGCTTTCGCTGCCGTAGCCGCTCTGCCGTTCCTCGTCGCCGCTGATCGGCAGGATGTTCTGGATGATTCGCCCCTCCTGCAGGGTCACCCAGCCGAACGGGTCGCCCAGCACCATCCCGCACAGCGCCAGCCATAGCTCCTGATCCCTGGCCGACTTGCCGTGGATGGCCTGGCGCCAGTGCTCCGGTGTGGGTCCCAGCAATACGTCGTCCACCCGGAAGCCGTGTACCAGACACGCGGCTGCGCGCTCGGTCCGGCGGAAGGAGAGGAGAAAGGAGCGCAGCCCGGCGGGCAACAGCTCCTCGGCCGCGTGGGCCTGGTCGAAGAAGTCCGGCAGGCTGGGCGCCCCGTAGACGTCCGCGAGGTCCGAGGCGATCTTGCGGAGAGCGGTGGCCTCTGCCGCGTCGAGACGGTATTCCAGGGGGGTGTCGACGCCGCCGTCAGGGTTCCGGCCGGGGCAGCCCTCGTTGGCCGAGTCCGGGTGGGGCGCGTCAACGGCGGGGTAGGGCTGTGTCATGTGACGGGTTCCTCACCAAGTCGTGACCGCGCAGGTCGTCCGTCGTTCGGATCTGTGCGGTTCACGCGCCGCTGCCGGACCGCGTGCTGGTGCCGCACTGGACCGGCCGAGCTGCTCGCACCACCTGCCCCCGGCCCGGGGCAGCCGCCGCAGAGTTCGCTCACTGAACTTCGGGTGTCCCCGGCGCGGCTCGGCGTAAGAAGCCGCCCATTGCGGGGAATCACGACGACACGTGGGGGCATCGGGCGGCTGGTGGAGACTGTGATGTTCGGGATGTGCATGGGGCTCCTGTGGGGGTGGGCCGCGGCACGCTGATGTCGCCGCGCCCCGCGTCCTCTCCACGATCGGCCTGGGTTCCGCCCTCCATCCAGGGGACATCAACCCGGGGGATGGCATCCCCTGGTTAAGCCCACCTGCGCGAGTTGAGGATGAGGGCGT
This window contains:
- the gntD gene encoding guanitoxin biosynthesis L-enduracididine beta-hydroxylase GntD; the encoded protein is MTQPYPAVDAPHPDSANEGCPGRNPDGGVDTPLEYRLDAAEATALRKIASDLADVYGAPSLPDFFDQAHAAEELLPAGLRSFLLSFRRTERAAACLVHGFRVDDVLLGPTPEHWRQAIHGKSARDQELWLALCGMVLGDPFGWVTLQEGRIIQNILPISGDEERQSGYGSESLLEFHTEDGFHPNRCDYLLLFGLRNPDRVPTIVASVRHTRLSDRDRTVLAEGRFHILPDTEHIRQLEKDAPGHPALAKLYEMVERPPLTAVLSGDRLNPYLRIDRPFMRVRSGDTEAEAALDRLMAELHRVQQDIVVAPGSLLIVDNYRAVHGRRPFSARYDGTDRWLKKLTVSRNLRRNFSGYALDSHRVIV